One genomic region from Rosa rugosa chromosome 1, drRosRugo1.1, whole genome shotgun sequence encodes:
- the LOC133722349 gene encoding uncharacterized protein LOC133722349: MESGEYEHSPWLFSDDMQKVWSKLLGFGTELVPLSKSLSDMSATCKEESQVQGSIYNTFEGGYNEIFLQEILTVLSQWPDEPRRLVLMLVNFLNLVLEDAEIDLDDEDAKITAFECLTKIDEFLSSSSLDEGTIEALLFELPKKVALFGGVSDKCVEVAKSILDQFASRFGAERLAVCGKEPVDRVRHNSCHEQVNLQISNSGDCSERDLMIPILKQMYQSIGNDEGGVQVCIREAIQHFQEIDHRLPKESSEYIEDVVSDESSKHCTVTAMC; this comes from the exons ATGGAGAGTGGAGAATATGAACATTCACCATGGCTTTTCTCTGATGATATGCAAAAG GTATGGAGTAAGCTTCTAGGATTTGGTACGGAATTGGTTCCCCTATCAAAAAGCCTTTCAGACATGTCAGCGACTTGCAAGGAAGAG TCCCAGGTCCAAGGTTCAATCTACAACACGTTTGAAGGTGGATACAATGAG ATCTTCCTTCAAGAGATCCTAACTGTACTGTCCCAATGGCCTGATGAACCTCGCCGGTTGGTCTTAATGCTTGTCAACTTTCTCAATTTAGTCCTAGAGGATGCAGAAATTGATTTAGATGACGAAGACGCAAAAATAACTGCCTTCGAATGTCTCACAAAAATTGACGAATTCCTCTCATCTTCTTCACTGGACGAG GGGACCATTGAAGCACTCTTATTTGAGTTGCCCAAGAAAGTTGCCTTGTTTGGAGGTGTGTCAGATAAATGTGTAGAAGTTGCCAAGAGCATCCTTGATCAATTTGCATCAAGGTTTGGTGCTGAAAGGCTTGCAGTTTGTGGAAAG GAACCAGTGGACAGAGTTAGACACAACAGTTGTCATGAGCAAGTCAATCTTCAGATCAGTAATTCTGGTGATTGCTCAGAGAGGGACTTGATGATTCCCATACTGAAGCAGATGTATCAGTCAATAGGCAATGATGAAGGTGGTGTACAAGTGTGCATCAGAGAAGCTATTCAACATTTTCAAGAGATTGACCATAGACTGCCTAAG GAGTCCAGCGAGTATATCGAGGATGTTGTATCTGATGAATCTTCAAAGCATTGTACAGTGACTGCGATGTGCTAG